The Antennarius striatus isolate MH-2024 chromosome 11, ASM4005453v1, whole genome shotgun sequence genome window below encodes:
- the sfxn4 gene encoding sideroflexin-4 isoform X2, translated as MDPNLLYWKVHGQSFFSRLKIWADVLDPLLLLSSGGEIQKAHTRLGSGEKLSEQDAHLPNLSLSAVHADSGATLPLPFRPPAFLLMSMPLVLCSSLPHKNVTPALFWQFVLQSYSARFNFIHGNSTSQQKASLNGLLLIAGTVSYTTCAGALPQIIINRLNIRIPSVQNFFRTALPVPLSALLAFANVYTVRSEETDTGIKVYDSNGNQVGFSKAAGVKVKFKKNWNITLNFSEWKLKCFLCSGCQRDCFVQSSDVRDNGCFSQPAGSPVPEKSPPGQCLKGHPSEEHGLFVCSGLDDPHLLQSLSTTRNDKEGNGGRGAADCSGRRTALLPQRTLSCSTNKSFHHHL; from the exons ATGGATCCGAACCTCCTGTATTGGAAAGTCCACGGACAG TCTTTCTTCAGTCGCCTGAAAATCTGGGCTGATGTCCTGGACCCGCTGCTCCTGCTGTCCTCTGGT GGTGAAATCCAGAAGGCCCACACTCGACTTGGAAGTGGAGAGAAACTCAGTGAACAG GACGCACACCTACCCAACCTCTCACTG TCGGCGGTCCATGCTGATTCTGGGGCTACCCTTCCGCTACCTTTTCGTCCTCCAG CCTTTCTACTGATGTCGATGCCTCTG GTGCTTTGCAGCTCTTTGCCTCACAAAAACGTGACCCCAGCTCTGTTTTGGCAG TTCGTGTTGCAGAGTTACAGCGCTCGGTTCAACTTTATACATGGAAACTCCACCTCGCAACAG AAGGCGTCTCTGAACGGGCTGCTGCTGATCGCTGGAACTGTTTCCTACACTACATGTGCAGGG GCCCTTCCTCAAATCATCATTAACAGACTTAATATACGGATTCCATCAGTCCAGAATTTCTTTAGGACAGCACTGCCAGTTCCACTCTCAG CCCTTCTGGCCTTTGCCAATGTATATACTGTCAGAAGTGAGGAGACAGACACGGGGATCAAAGTCTATGATTCCAACGGAAATCAAGTCGGCTTCTCTAAAGCAGCAGGAGTGaaggttaaatttaaaaaaaattggaacaTAACGCTCAACTTCTCAGAATGGAAACTTAAGTGTTTTCTCTGCTCAGGCTGTCAGAGAGACTGCTTTGTCCAGAGCAGTGATGTTCGGGACAACGGCTGCTTTTCCCAACCTGCTGGCTCTCCTGTTCCGGAA AAGAGTCCCCCAGGGCAGTGCCTTAAAGGCCATCCTTCTGAGGAACAtgggttgtttgtttgctctggGCTTGATGATCCCCATCTCCTTCAGTCTCTATCCACAACTAGGAACG ATAAAGAGGGAAATGGTGGAAGAGGAGCTGCGGACTGCAGCGGCCGACGGACAGCTCTACTACCACAGAGGACTCTGAGCTGCTCtacaaacaaatcatttcatcatcatttataa
- the sfxn4 gene encoding sideroflexin-4 isoform X4, whose translation MSWTRCSCCPLVVKSRRPTLDLEVERNSVNRFSFRLYLLYRVLNPSHVHLNVFRFSLQDAHLPNLSLSAVHADSGATLPLPFRPPAFLLMSMPLVLCSSLPHKNVTPALFWQFVLQSYSARFNFIHGNSTSQQKASLNGLLLIAGTVSYTTCAGALPQIIINRLNIRIPSVQNFFRTALPVPLSALLAFANVYTVRSEETDTGIKVYDSNGNQVGFSKAAGVKAVRETALSRAVMFGTTAAFPNLLALLFRKRVPQGSALKAILLRNMGCLFALGLMIPISFSLYPQLGTIKREMVEEELRTAAADGQLYYHRGL comes from the exons ATGTCCTGGACCCGCTGCTCCTGCTGTCCTCTGGT GGTGAAATCCAGAAGGCCCACACTCGACTTGGAAGTGGAGAGAAACTCAGTGAACAGGTTCAGTTTTCGTTTGTACTTACTGTACAGGGTTCTGAACCCATCACACGTTCACTTGAATGTCTTCCGTTTCTCCCTCCAGGACGCACACCTACCCAACCTCTCACTG TCGGCGGTCCATGCTGATTCTGGGGCTACCCTTCCGCTACCTTTTCGTCCTCCAG CCTTTCTACTGATGTCGATGCCTCTG GTGCTTTGCAGCTCTTTGCCTCACAAAAACGTGACCCCAGCTCTGTTTTGGCAG TTCGTGTTGCAGAGTTACAGCGCTCGGTTCAACTTTATACATGGAAACTCCACCTCGCAACAG AAGGCGTCTCTGAACGGGCTGCTGCTGATCGCTGGAACTGTTTCCTACACTACATGTGCAGGG GCCCTTCCTCAAATCATCATTAACAGACTTAATATACGGATTCCATCAGTCCAGAATTTCTTTAGGACAGCACTGCCAGTTCCACTCTCAG CCCTTCTGGCCTTTGCCAATGTATATACTGTCAGAAGTGAGGAGACAGACACGGGGATCAAAGTCTATGATTCCAACGGAAATCAAGTCGGCTTCTCTAAAGCAGCAGGAGTGaag GCTGTCAGAGAGACTGCTTTGTCCAGAGCAGTGATGTTCGGGACAACGGCTGCTTTTCCCAACCTGCTGGCTCTCCTGTTCCGGAA AAGAGTCCCCCAGGGCAGTGCCTTAAAGGCCATCCTTCTGAGGAACAtgggttgtttgtttgctctggGCTTGATGATCCCCATCTCCTTCAGTCTCTATCCACAACTAGGAACG ATAAAGAGGGAAATGGTGGAAGAGGAGCTGCGGACTGCAGCGGCCGACGGACAGCTCTACTACCACAGAGGACTCTGA
- the sfxn4 gene encoding sideroflexin-4 isoform X3, producing the protein MSWTRCSCCPLVVKSRRPTLDLEVERNSVNRTHTYPTSHCRRSMLILGLPFRYLFVLQVLCSSLPHKNVTPALFWQFVLQSYSARFNFIHGNSTSQQKASLNGLLLIAGTVSYTTCAGALPQIIINRLNIRIPSVQNFFRTALPVPLSALLAFANVYTVRSEETDTGIKVYDSNGNQVGFSKAAGVKVKFKKNWNITLNFSEWKLKCFLCSGCQRDCFVQSSDVRDNGCFSQPAGSPVPEKSPPGQCLKGHPSEEHGLFVCSGLDDPHLLQSLSTTRNDKEGNGGRGAADCSGRRTALLPQRTLSCSTNKSFHHHL; encoded by the exons ATGTCCTGGACCCGCTGCTCCTGCTGTCCTCTGGT GGTGAAATCCAGAAGGCCCACACTCGACTTGGAAGTGGAGAGAAACTCAGTGAACAG GACGCACACCTACCCAACCTCTCACTG TCGGCGGTCCATGCTGATTCTGGGGCTACCCTTCCGCTACCTTTTCGTCCTCCAG GTGCTTTGCAGCTCTTTGCCTCACAAAAACGTGACCCCAGCTCTGTTTTGGCAG TTCGTGTTGCAGAGTTACAGCGCTCGGTTCAACTTTATACATGGAAACTCCACCTCGCAACAG AAGGCGTCTCTGAACGGGCTGCTGCTGATCGCTGGAACTGTTTCCTACACTACATGTGCAGGG GCCCTTCCTCAAATCATCATTAACAGACTTAATATACGGATTCCATCAGTCCAGAATTTCTTTAGGACAGCACTGCCAGTTCCACTCTCAG CCCTTCTGGCCTTTGCCAATGTATATACTGTCAGAAGTGAGGAGACAGACACGGGGATCAAAGTCTATGATTCCAACGGAAATCAAGTCGGCTTCTCTAAAGCAGCAGGAGTGaaggttaaatttaaaaaaaattggaacaTAACGCTCAACTTCTCAGAATGGAAACTTAAGTGTTTTCTCTGCTCAGGCTGTCAGAGAGACTGCTTTGTCCAGAGCAGTGATGTTCGGGACAACGGCTGCTTTTCCCAACCTGCTGGCTCTCCTGTTCCGGAA AAGAGTCCCCCAGGGCAGTGCCTTAAAGGCCATCCTTCTGAGGAACAtgggttgtttgtttgctctggGCTTGATGATCCCCATCTCCTTCAGTCTCTATCCACAACTAGGAACG ATAAAGAGGGAAATGGTGGAAGAGGAGCTGCGGACTGCAGCGGCCGACGGACAGCTCTACTACCACAGAGGACTCTGAGCTGCTCtacaaacaaatcatttcatcatcatttataa
- the dennd10 gene encoding DENN domain-containing protein 10, protein MAATETQLILSVGLIEKDVNGDTLWVWCYPSVGSDLRKVLLSKCCLTQGSRDFHIFVFGQFCRTWYYITTTEVQEPTALQKVTHFSVVITAKDFNPEKYAALSRILCRVYNKHGSPVKMMEAYVAVLTKGICQSDENGSFLIKDYDVRKAYLAGSVKDVVSQFGMETIILYTALMLRKRIVVHHPRIEALLEFTRVLPTLAWHRKDWSIVHPYVHLTDVELEDLKKCPGYVAGFVDPEVSNRADLFDVFVNLPDSVITISQGAKEAMAMGKLHKDIGCVIVESAEDADRSDSQVIKDISLKTKEILANLVSLAHESEDAKITYEGLKRHHFPPATENFLFHLAAAEQFLRI, encoded by the exons ATGGCAGCGACTGAAACGCAGCTTATCCTAAGCGTCGGATTAATCG AGAAAGACGTGAATGGAGACACACTATGGGTGTGGTGCTACCCCTCTGTGGGCTCTGACCTCCGAAAGGTCCTGCTCAGTAAGTGTTGTCTAACACAGGGCAGCCGggattttcatatttttgtgtttggtcAGTTCTGTCGGACCTGGTACTACATCACCACGACGGAGGTACAGGAACCAACAGCTTTACAGAAG GTCACTCATTTTTCAGTAGTTATTACAGCAAAGGACTTCAATCCTGAGAAGTATGCTGCATTAAGTAGAATACTCTGCAG GGTGTACAACAAACACGGCAGTCCGGTGAAGATGATGGAGGCTTATGTCGCTGTCCTAACCAAAGGAATCTGTCAGAGTGATGAAAACGGCTCATTTCTAATTAAGGACTATGACGTCCGGAAAGCGTATTTGGCTGGTTCAGTCAAAG ACGTGGTGTCTCAGTTTGGAATGGAAACGATCATCCTTTACACTGCTCTGATGCTGAGGAAGAGGATTGTTGTCCATCACCCCAGGATTGAAGCATTATTGGAGTTTACAAG AGTTTTGCCCACTCTGGCGTGGCATCGGAAGGACTGGTCCATTGTGCACCCGTACGTACACCTGACCGATGTTGAACTAGAGGATCTGAAGAAATGCCCTG GATATGTAGCAGGGTTTGTAGACCCAGAAGTCAGTAACAGAGCAGACttgtttgatgtgtttgtgaACCTTCCAGACAGTGTCATCACGATATCCCAGGGTGCCAAAG AGGCTATGGCTATGGGCAAGTTACACAAGGACATTGGCTGTGTGATCGTAGAGTCTGCAGAAGACGCTGACAGGTCAGACAGTCAGGTCATCAAG GATATTTCTCTCAAGACCAAAGAAATCCTTGCCAACTTGGTATCTCTCGCTCACGAGTCTGAAGATGCTAAAATCACATACGAAGGTTTAAAGCGACACCATTTCCCTCCTGCTACTgagaacttcctgtttcatctggCAGCTGCTGAGCAGTTCTTACGGATCTAA
- the sfxn4 gene encoding sideroflexin-4 isoform X1, whose translation MSWTRCSCCPLVVKSRRPTLDLEVERNSVNRFSFRLYLLYRVLNPSHVHLNVFRFSLQDAHLPNLSLSAVHADSGATLPLPFRPPAFLLMSMPLVLCSSLPHKNVTPALFWQFVLQSYSARFNFIHGNSTSQQKASLNGLLLIAGTVSYTTCAGALPQIIINRLNIRIPSVQNFFRTALPVPLSALLAFANVYTVRSEETDTGIKVYDSNGNQVGFSKAAGVKVKFKKNWNITLNFSEWKLKCFLCSGCQRDCFVQSSDVRDNGCFSQPAGSPVPEKSPPGQCLKGHPSEEHGLFVCSGLDDPHLLQSLSTTRNDKEGNGGRGAADCSGRRTALLPQRTLSCSTNKSFHHHL comes from the exons ATGTCCTGGACCCGCTGCTCCTGCTGTCCTCTGGT GGTGAAATCCAGAAGGCCCACACTCGACTTGGAAGTGGAGAGAAACTCAGTGAACAGGTTCAGTTTTCGTTTGTACTTACTGTACAGGGTTCTGAACCCATCACACGTTCACTTGAATGTCTTCCGTTTCTCCCTCCAGGACGCACACCTACCCAACCTCTCACTG TCGGCGGTCCATGCTGATTCTGGGGCTACCCTTCCGCTACCTTTTCGTCCTCCAG CCTTTCTACTGATGTCGATGCCTCTG GTGCTTTGCAGCTCTTTGCCTCACAAAAACGTGACCCCAGCTCTGTTTTGGCAG TTCGTGTTGCAGAGTTACAGCGCTCGGTTCAACTTTATACATGGAAACTCCACCTCGCAACAG AAGGCGTCTCTGAACGGGCTGCTGCTGATCGCTGGAACTGTTTCCTACACTACATGTGCAGGG GCCCTTCCTCAAATCATCATTAACAGACTTAATATACGGATTCCATCAGTCCAGAATTTCTTTAGGACAGCACTGCCAGTTCCACTCTCAG CCCTTCTGGCCTTTGCCAATGTATATACTGTCAGAAGTGAGGAGACAGACACGGGGATCAAAGTCTATGATTCCAACGGAAATCAAGTCGGCTTCTCTAAAGCAGCAGGAGTGaaggttaaatttaaaaaaaattggaacaTAACGCTCAACTTCTCAGAATGGAAACTTAAGTGTTTTCTCTGCTCAGGCTGTCAGAGAGACTGCTTTGTCCAGAGCAGTGATGTTCGGGACAACGGCTGCTTTTCCCAACCTGCTGGCTCTCCTGTTCCGGAA AAGAGTCCCCCAGGGCAGTGCCTTAAAGGCCATCCTTCTGAGGAACAtgggttgtttgtttgctctggGCTTGATGATCCCCATCTCCTTCAGTCTCTATCCACAACTAGGAACG ATAAAGAGGGAAATGGTGGAAGAGGAGCTGCGGACTGCAGCGGCCGACGGACAGCTCTACTACCACAGAGGACTCTGAGCTGCTCtacaaacaaatcatttcatcatcatttataa
- the sfxn4 gene encoding sideroflexin-4 isoform X5, with product MDPNLLYWKVHGQSFFSRLKIWADVLDPLLLLSSGGEIQKAHTRLGSGEKLSEQDAHLPNLSLSAVHADSGATLPLPFRPPAFLLMSMPLVLCSSLPHKNVTPALFWQFVLQSYSARFNFIHGNSTSQQKASLNGLLLIAGTVSYTTCAGALPQIIINRLNIRIPSVQNFFRTALPVPLSALLAFANVYTVRSEETDTGIKVYDSNGNQVGFSKAAGVKAVRETALSRAVMFGTTAAFPNLLALLFRKRVPQGSALKAILLRNMGCLFALGLMIPISFSLYPQLGTIKREMVEEELRTAAADGQLYYHRGL from the exons ATGGATCCGAACCTCCTGTATTGGAAAGTCCACGGACAG TCTTTCTTCAGTCGCCTGAAAATCTGGGCTGATGTCCTGGACCCGCTGCTCCTGCTGTCCTCTGGT GGTGAAATCCAGAAGGCCCACACTCGACTTGGAAGTGGAGAGAAACTCAGTGAACAG GACGCACACCTACCCAACCTCTCACTG TCGGCGGTCCATGCTGATTCTGGGGCTACCCTTCCGCTACCTTTTCGTCCTCCAG CCTTTCTACTGATGTCGATGCCTCTG GTGCTTTGCAGCTCTTTGCCTCACAAAAACGTGACCCCAGCTCTGTTTTGGCAG TTCGTGTTGCAGAGTTACAGCGCTCGGTTCAACTTTATACATGGAAACTCCACCTCGCAACAG AAGGCGTCTCTGAACGGGCTGCTGCTGATCGCTGGAACTGTTTCCTACACTACATGTGCAGGG GCCCTTCCTCAAATCATCATTAACAGACTTAATATACGGATTCCATCAGTCCAGAATTTCTTTAGGACAGCACTGCCAGTTCCACTCTCAG CCCTTCTGGCCTTTGCCAATGTATATACTGTCAGAAGTGAGGAGACAGACACGGGGATCAAAGTCTATGATTCCAACGGAAATCAAGTCGGCTTCTCTAAAGCAGCAGGAGTGaag GCTGTCAGAGAGACTGCTTTGTCCAGAGCAGTGATGTTCGGGACAACGGCTGCTTTTCCCAACCTGCTGGCTCTCCTGTTCCGGAA AAGAGTCCCCCAGGGCAGTGCCTTAAAGGCCATCCTTCTGAGGAACAtgggttgtttgtttgctctggGCTTGATGATCCCCATCTCCTTCAGTCTCTATCCACAACTAGGAACG ATAAAGAGGGAAATGGTGGAAGAGGAGCTGCGGACTGCAGCGGCCGACGGACAGCTCTACTACCACAGAGGACTCTGA